From Triticum urartu cultivar G1812 chromosome 2, Tu2.1, whole genome shotgun sequence, a single genomic window includes:
- the LOC125538188 gene encoding NDR1/HIN1-like protein 12: MSKGKVHHDWILRRCCGSVAACILTLAVLVGFVALVIYLALHPSKPSFYLQDIQLRSIDLADPALSLDVQVTIASRNPNDRVGIYYKTLHAFTTYRDEPVTVPVSLPAIYQGHKDQSVWSPVMSGDSVPVAPYVADAMKQDIAAGYVLLHVKVDGRVKWKVGSWVSGGYHIFVNCPALLSASGGNAGGAFAMSATAGGKQAVTLKFTQPSYCTVDV, encoded by the exons ATGAGCAAGGGCAAGGTTCACCACGACTGGATCCTCCGGCGGTGCTGCGGCTCCGTCGCCGCCTGCATCCTCACGCTCGCCGTCCTCGTCGGCTTCGTCGCGCTCGTCATCTACCTCGCCCTGCACCCCTCCAAGCCCTCCTTCTACCTCCAGGACATCCAGCTCCGCTCCATCGACCTCGCCGATCCGGCTCTCTCCCTTGACGTCCAG GTGACCATCGCGTCCCGGAACCCGAACGACCGGGTGGGCATCTACTACAAGACCCTGCACGCCTTCACCACGTACCGCGACGAGCCGGTGACGGTGCCGGTGTCGCTGCCGGCGATCTACCAGGGGCACAAGGACCAGTCGGTGTGGTCGCCGGTGATGTCCGGGGACTCGGTGCCGGTGGCGCCCTACGTGGCGGACGCCATGAAGCAGGACATCGCCGCCGGGTACGTGCTGCTGCACGTGAAGGTGGACGGCCGCGTCAAGTGGAAGGTCGGCAGCTGGGTCTCCGGCGGCTACCACATCTTCGTCAACTGCCCCGCGCTGCTCTCCGCCAGCGGCGGCAACGCCGGCGGCGCCTTCGCCATGAGCGCCACGGCGGGCGGCAAGCAGGCAGTCACGCTCAAGTTCACGCAGCCGTCCTACTGCACCGTCGACGTGTGA